The proteins below are encoded in one region of Micromonospora sp. DSM 45708:
- a CDS encoding PSP1 domain-containing protein, which yields MGMLCAVSFNRYGRLYYLDPGEFRPQVGQRVLVPTDEGPEVAECVWAAQWVSEDTDGFPKLAGLAGEDDLHRDELLRRRKADAKVAAKRLIREHGLPMKVVAVDHVLATPETGSDRTTIYFTAPHRVDFRSLVRDLGATLHCRVELRQLSARDSARVQGGIGSCGRDLCCATFLTDFEPVTIRMAKDQDLPLNPLRISGACGRLMCCLKYEHPLYQKFQETAPAVGSRVSTPQGEGKVVGHSVPRDAVTVRLDADGSRCSCSRASVCAPRQAHEERYSEE from the coding sequence ATGGGCATGCTCTGCGCGGTCAGTTTCAACCGGTACGGGCGCCTCTACTACCTCGATCCGGGTGAGTTCCGTCCGCAGGTGGGGCAGCGGGTGCTGGTGCCCACCGACGAGGGTCCCGAGGTGGCCGAGTGCGTCTGGGCCGCGCAGTGGGTCAGCGAGGACACCGACGGTTTCCCGAAGCTGGCCGGGCTGGCCGGCGAGGACGACCTGCACCGCGACGAGCTGCTGCGCCGGCGCAAGGCCGACGCGAAGGTGGCCGCCAAGCGGCTGATCCGCGAGCACGGCCTGCCGATGAAGGTGGTGGCCGTCGACCACGTCCTGGCCACGCCGGAGACCGGCAGCGACCGCACGACCATCTACTTCACCGCGCCGCACCGGGTGGACTTCCGTTCCCTGGTCCGCGATCTGGGCGCGACGCTGCACTGCCGGGTCGAGCTGCGGCAGCTCTCCGCCCGCGACTCGGCGCGCGTGCAGGGCGGCATCGGCTCGTGCGGCCGTGACCTGTGCTGTGCCACGTTCCTCACCGACTTCGAGCCGGTGACGATCCGGATGGCGAAGGACCAGGACCTGCCGCTCAACCCGCTGCGCATCTCGGGCGCGTGCGGCCGGCTGATGTGTTGCCTGAAGTACGAGCATCCTCTGTATCAAAAATTCCAGGAGACGGCCCCGGCGGTCGGCAGCCGGGTGTCCACGCCGCAAGGCGAGGGCAAGGTGGTCGGCCACAGCGTTCCGCGCGACGCGGTCACTGTCCGCCTGGACGCCGACGGCTCTCGGTGCTCCTGCTCGCGAGCATCCGTCTGTGCGCCGAGGCAGGCGCATGAAGAGCGATACAGTGAGGAGTGA
- a CDS encoding YbaB/EbfC family nucleoid-associated protein: MARGEIDEAWIEEAVRRYRRIETLQAEFDQAVATVEVTVRSPDGLVEVVVTAGGRITDVRFLGPLHQRNPRDVAGSVQAAVSAAADAAQWAREKLHNETFAAYRPLAGA, translated from the coding sequence ATGGCGCGGGGGGAGATCGACGAGGCCTGGATCGAGGAGGCGGTGCGGCGTTACCGCCGCATCGAGACGCTCCAGGCCGAGTTCGACCAGGCGGTCGCCACGGTGGAGGTCACCGTCCGTTCACCCGACGGGCTGGTCGAGGTGGTGGTCACGGCCGGTGGGCGGATCACCGACGTCCGCTTCCTCGGCCCGCTGCACCAGCGCAACCCGCGCGACGTGGCGGGTTCGGTGCAGGCCGCGGTGAGCGCCGCCGCGGACGCGGCGCAGTGGGCCCGGGAGAAGCTGCACAACGAGACGTTCGCGGCCTACCGGCCGCTGGCGGGAGCCTGA
- a CDS encoding DNA polymerase III subunit delta', translating into MTDVFGDLVGQDEAVATLRRAAASAAALLRAATLVPAGAGAPTGGGDPDGYDDLDALAEQFDEPGDPDGPGATGDPGATVPGAGMTHAWIFTGPPGSGRSVAARAFAAALQCVHGTGCGRCPGCHTTLAGTHADVRLVVPEGLSIGVGEMRALVLRAASTPSGGRWQIVIIEDADRLTEAAGNALLKAVEEPPPRTVFLLCAPSTHPDDVSVTIRSRCRVVPLRQPPAGAVAEVLVRRDGIAPDVAEWAAAAAQGHVGRARRLARDPEARQRRDAVLAVPRRLTGVGAAFDAASALIEAAEAEAAAAVAEVDEAERAALQTALGAGGTGRGAAGAMRGAAGQLKDLEKRQKSRATRAQRDALDRALVDLAGFYRDALTVALRAPVAPVHTDTATLAAAGAEKWDAEGSLRRLEAVLECRAAIEANVKPRIAVEAMMLSLWRG; encoded by the coding sequence ATGACGGACGTCTTCGGCGATCTGGTCGGGCAGGACGAGGCGGTGGCCACGCTGCGGCGGGCCGCCGCCTCGGCCGCCGCGCTGCTGCGCGCCGCCACCCTCGTGCCGGCCGGCGCGGGCGCCCCGACCGGCGGCGGAGACCCCGACGGGTACGACGATCTCGACGCGCTCGCCGAGCAGTTCGACGAGCCGGGCGATCCGGACGGGCCCGGCGCGACCGGCGACCCGGGCGCGACGGTGCCCGGTGCTGGCATGACGCACGCGTGGATCTTCACCGGGCCACCCGGTTCCGGCCGGTCGGTGGCCGCGCGTGCCTTCGCCGCCGCCCTCCAGTGCGTGCACGGCACCGGCTGCGGTCGCTGCCCCGGCTGCCACACCACGCTCGCCGGCACCCACGCCGACGTGCGGCTCGTGGTGCCCGAGGGGCTCTCCATCGGCGTCGGCGAGATGCGGGCGCTGGTGCTGCGGGCGGCGAGCACGCCCTCCGGCGGTCGCTGGCAGATCGTGATCATCGAGGATGCCGACCGGCTCACCGAGGCGGCCGGCAACGCGCTGCTCAAGGCGGTCGAGGAGCCGCCACCGCGTACCGTCTTCCTGCTCTGTGCCCCGTCCACCCATCCGGACGACGTGTCGGTGACCATCCGGTCGCGGTGCCGGGTCGTGCCGCTGCGCCAGCCGCCGGCCGGCGCGGTGGCCGAGGTGCTGGTCCGTCGGGACGGCATCGCCCCGGACGTGGCCGAGTGGGCCGCCGCCGCCGCGCAGGGGCACGTGGGCCGGGCCCGGCGGCTGGCCCGCGACCCGGAGGCCCGGCAGCGGCGGGACGCCGTGCTGGCCGTGCCGCGCCGGCTCACCGGCGTGGGCGCCGCGTTCGACGCCGCGTCGGCGCTGATCGAGGCCGCCGAGGCGGAGGCTGCCGCCGCGGTCGCCGAGGTCGACGAGGCGGAGCGGGCGGCGTTGCAGACCGCGCTCGGCGCCGGCGGCACCGGCCGGGGCGCGGCCGGTGCCATGCGGGGCGCCGCCGGCCAGCTCAAGGATCTGGAGAAGCGGCAGAAGTCGCGGGCCACCCGGGCCCAGCGGGACGCGCTGGACCGGGCGCTGGTCGACCTGGCCGGCTTCTACCGGGACGCGCTCACCGTGGCGCTGCGGGCACCGGTCGCCCCGGTGCACACCGACACCGCCACGCTGGCCGCCGCCGGCGCAGAGAAGTGGGACGCCGAGGGCTCACTGCGCCGCCTGGAGGCGGTGCTGGAGTGCCGGGCGGCGATCGAGGCGAACGTCAAGCCGCGGATCGCGGTCGAGGCGATGATGCTGTCGCTCTGGCGGGGCTGA
- the tmk gene encoding dTMP kinase: MLSAASFGDWLGLLATALFAASQVSGSTAQGAAFGGVTAIRLLPALVLGPVAGVFADRFDRRWTMVICDLLRFVLFASIPLYALTGAAGGLVVGWALIATFLIESITLLWIPAKEAAVPNLIPRTRLEAANQLTLITTYGLTPVAAAVALAVLTRGLPSAVGGNLPDWAQPAQLALWFNAFSRLATALVVAFGIKEISEAQRGEAQRTEQSMFRQFADGWKFIGQTPLVRGLVLGIFGAFAGGGIVVGTGKFFANSLGAGDAAFSLLFGAIFVGLALGIGLGPMIVRDMSRRRWFGMSIVLASASVLVLAFAIHLSMAILGAILVGAGAGMAFLAGTTLLGGEVADEVRGRVFAVVQIGTRLVLILAIALSSLLVGVGGSRQLTIADLGISISSTRLLLLAAGAAGIFAGISAFGQMDDKKGVPVLADLWGSIRGRPLMPAEPFVSSGLFVVFEGGEGAGKSTQLAALAERLRGDGRDVVVTREPGATGVGERIRSLVLGTTSDDAPSPRAEALLYAADRAHHVATVVRPALVRGAVVISDRYVDSSLAYQGAGRTLPVDEVSWLSSWATGGLKPDLVVLLDVEPHTGLGRVAARREDADRLEAESLAFHERVRYAFLDLAAGDPKRYLVLDASRPAEEITDAIARRVDEFLVDPAGIVHPRPAQGPDTSVQPELSESELVTMEQRRR; this comes from the coding sequence GTGCTCAGCGCTGCCTCCTTCGGCGACTGGCTCGGCCTGCTCGCCACCGCTCTCTTCGCCGCCTCGCAGGTCTCCGGCAGCACCGCCCAGGGCGCGGCGTTCGGCGGCGTGACCGCGATCCGGCTGCTGCCGGCGCTGGTGCTCGGCCCGGTGGCGGGCGTCTTCGCCGACCGGTTCGACCGCCGGTGGACGATGGTCATCTGCGACCTGCTGCGCTTCGTGCTGTTCGCCTCGATCCCGCTCTACGCGCTCACCGGCGCGGCGGGCGGCCTGGTGGTCGGCTGGGCGTTGATCGCCACCTTCCTGATCGAGTCGATCACGTTGCTGTGGATCCCGGCCAAGGAGGCGGCGGTCCCCAACCTGATCCCGCGTACCCGGCTGGAGGCCGCCAACCAGCTCACCCTGATCACCACGTACGGCCTGACCCCGGTGGCCGCCGCCGTCGCGCTGGCCGTGCTGACCCGAGGCCTGCCCAGCGCGGTCGGCGGCAACCTGCCCGACTGGGCCCAGCCGGCCCAGCTCGCGCTCTGGTTCAACGCCTTCTCCCGGCTGGCCACCGCGCTGGTGGTGGCGTTCGGGATCAAGGAGATCAGCGAGGCCCAGCGCGGCGAGGCCCAGCGCACCGAGCAGAGCATGTTCCGCCAGTTCGCCGACGGCTGGAAGTTCATCGGCCAGACACCGCTGGTCCGCGGTCTGGTGCTGGGCATCTTCGGCGCGTTCGCCGGCGGCGGCATCGTGGTCGGCACGGGCAAGTTCTTCGCCAACTCGCTCGGCGCCGGTGACGCCGCGTTCTCGCTGCTCTTCGGCGCGATCTTCGTCGGTCTGGCGCTCGGTATCGGGCTCGGGCCGATGATCGTGCGGGACATGTCCCGGCGCCGCTGGTTCGGCATGAGCATCGTGCTGGCCAGCGCCTCCGTGCTGGTGCTCGCGTTCGCGATCCACCTGTCCATGGCCATCCTCGGTGCGATCCTGGTCGGCGCCGGCGCCGGCATGGCGTTCCTGGCCGGCACCACGTTGCTCGGCGGCGAGGTCGCCGACGAGGTGCGCGGCCGGGTCTTCGCGGTGGTGCAGATCGGCACCCGGCTGGTGCTGATCCTGGCCATCGCGCTCAGCAGCCTCCTGGTCGGCGTCGGCGGCTCCCGCCAGCTCACCATCGCCGACCTGGGCATCTCCATCTCCTCGACCCGCCTGCTGCTGCTCGCCGCCGGCGCGGCCGGCATCTTCGCCGGGATCAGCGCGTTCGGCCAGATGGACGACAAGAAGGGCGTGCCGGTCCTGGCCGACCTCTGGGGCTCGATCCGGGGCCGCCCGCTGATGCCGGCCGAGCCGTTCGTCTCCTCCGGCCTCTTCGTGGTCTTCGAGGGCGGCGAGGGCGCCGGCAAGTCCACCCAGCTCGCCGCGCTCGCCGAGCGGCTGCGCGGCGACGGTCGGGACGTGGTGGTCACCCGGGAGCCGGGCGCCACCGGGGTCGGCGAGCGGATCCGCTCGCTGGTGCTGGGCACCACCTCCGACGACGCGCCGTCGCCGCGTGCCGAGGCGCTGCTCTACGCCGCCGACCGGGCCCACCACGTGGCCACCGTGGTCCGTCCGGCGCTGGTCCGGGGCGCGGTGGTGATCAGTGACCGGTACGTCGACTCGTCGCTGGCGTACCAGGGCGCCGGCCGGACGCTGCCGGTGGACGAGGTGTCGTGGCTCTCCTCCTGGGCCACCGGTGGGCTCAAGCCCGACCTGGTGGTCCTGCTCGACGTCGAGCCGCACACCGGGCTGGGCCGGGTGGCGGCCCGCCGGGAGGACGCCGACCGGCTGGAGGCCGAGTCGCTGGCGTTCCACGAGCGGGTCCGGTACGCGTTCCTCGACCTGGCCGCCGGCGACCCGAAGCGCTACCTGGTCCTCGACGCGTCCCGCCCGGCCGAGGAGATCACCGACGCGATCGCGCGCCGGGTGGACGAGTTCCTCGTCGACCCGGCCGGCATCGTGCACCCGCGCCCGGCCCAGGGCCCGGACACCTCGGTCCAGCCCGAGTTATCCGAATCGGAGCTGGTGACGATGGAGCAACGCCGACGATGA
- a CDS encoding amino acid deaminase/aldolase, translating into MAIDRAELRDRLDRATAHLDPPYAVVDLSAFDDNADALAGRAGGKPLRVASKSVRVRELLTRALKRPGWRGVMAFTLPEALWLARTGVADDVLVAYPTAHRGALAELAADRALADAVTLMVDDAGQLDLIDRVCPPGGRPALRICLDLDASWRPLRGRVHVGVRRSPVHSARAAGALAAAVAGRPGFRLVGLMSYEAQIAGLGDAPPGQAALGSAIRVAQRGSYRELLARRSAAVAAVREHADLEFVNGGGTGSVAATSADPAVTEVTAGSGLYGPTLFDAYRAWRPTPAAFFACAVVRRPAPGLATVLGGGWIASGPAAESRLPRPWLPEGLKLLGAEGAGEVQTPLAGDAANDLRVGDRVWFRHAKAGEVCEHVNEVHLVDGDAVVATVPTYRGEGHAFL; encoded by the coding sequence GTGGCCATCGACCGTGCCGAACTTCGCGATCGTCTCGACCGGGCGACCGCCCACCTCGACCCGCCGTACGCGGTGGTCGACCTCTCCGCGTTCGACGACAACGCCGACGCGCTGGCCGGCCGGGCCGGCGGCAAGCCGCTGCGGGTGGCGAGCAAGTCGGTGCGGGTCCGCGAGCTGCTCACCCGCGCGCTCAAGCGGCCCGGCTGGCGCGGTGTGATGGCCTTCACGCTGCCCGAGGCGCTCTGGCTCGCCCGCACCGGCGTCGCCGACGACGTGCTGGTCGCGTACCCGACCGCGCACCGGGGGGCGCTCGCCGAGCTGGCCGCCGACCGGGCGCTCGCCGACGCGGTCACGCTGATGGTCGACGACGCCGGGCAGCTCGACCTGATCGACCGGGTGTGCCCACCCGGCGGCCGGCCCGCGCTACGGATCTGCCTGGACCTGGACGCCTCCTGGCGACCGCTGCGGGGCCGGGTGCACGTCGGCGTGCGCCGCTCCCCGGTGCACAGCGCCCGGGCGGCCGGCGCGCTCGCCGCCGCCGTCGCCGGCCGGCCCGGCTTCCGGCTGGTCGGCCTGATGTCGTACGAGGCACAGATCGCCGGCCTCGGGGACGCCCCGCCCGGGCAGGCGGCGCTCGGCTCGGCGATCCGGGTCGCCCAGCGCGGGTCGTACCGGGAACTGCTGGCCCGCCGCTCGGCCGCGGTCGCCGCGGTACGCGAGCACGCCGACCTGGAGTTCGTCAACGGCGGCGGCACCGGCAGCGTGGCCGCCACCAGCGCCGACCCGGCGGTCACCGAGGTCACCGCCGGCTCCGGCCTGTACGGCCCGACGCTGTTCGACGCGTACCGCGCCTGGCGGCCCACCCCGGCGGCGTTCTTCGCCTGCGCGGTGGTCCGCCGGCCGGCGCCCGGGCTGGCCACCGTGCTCGGCGGCGGCTGGATCGCCTCCGGCCCGGCGGCGGAGAGCCGGCTGCCCCGGCCGTGGCTGCCGGAGGGGCTGAAGCTGCTCGGCGCGGAGGGCGCGGGCGAGGTGCAGACCCCGCTCGCCGGCGACGCCGCAAACGACCTACGGGTCGGCGACCGGGTGTGGTTCCGCCACGCCAAGGCGGGTGAGGTGTGCGAGCACGTCAACGAGGTGCATCTGGTCGACGGCGACGCCGTGGTGGCGACCGTGCCCACCTACCGGGGCGAGGGCCACGCGTTCCTCTGA
- a CDS encoding TetR/AcrR family transcriptional regulator has protein sequence MLDACAELVDEVGYEGLTTTLLAERAEVAIGSVYQFFPDKRAIVQALTLRTMESYLQRLDERFASDDLSHWWDGVDAAIDEYISMHRTVPGFRTLHFGDVVDLHLLDDQRDNNGVIAEQLARVLTERFGLAGVPDLRFHLEVAVEAADALIKLAFRRRADGDERVLVEAKALIREYLHRQVDAPTEAVHQG, from the coding sequence ATGCTGGACGCCTGCGCCGAGCTCGTCGACGAGGTGGGGTACGAGGGTTTGACCACGACCCTGCTCGCCGAGCGCGCCGAGGTGGCGATCGGGTCGGTCTACCAGTTCTTTCCGGACAAGCGGGCGATCGTGCAGGCGTTGACGTTGCGCACCATGGAGTCCTACCTCCAGCGGCTCGACGAGCGCTTCGCCTCGGACGACCTGAGCCACTGGTGGGACGGGGTCGACGCGGCGATCGACGAGTACATCTCGATGCACCGCACGGTGCCCGGTTTCCGTACCCTGCACTTCGGCGACGTGGTCGACCTGCACCTGCTGGACGACCAGCGCGACAACAACGGGGTCATCGCGGAGCAGCTCGCCCGCGTGCTCACCGAGCGGTTCGGTCTGGCCGGCGTGCCCGACCTGCGCTTCCACCTGGAAGTCGCGGTGGAGGCCGCCGACGCCCTGATCAAGCTGGCGTTCCGCCGCCGTGCCGACGGCGACGAGCGGGTGCTGGTCGAGGCGAAGGCGCTCATCCGGGAGTACCTGCACCGGCAGGTCGACGCCCCGACCGAGGCCGTCCACCAGGGCTGA
- a CDS encoding D-arabinono-1,4-lactone oxidase, protein MAGTPADWSNWAGNQRSTALVTVRPRSVADTAEAVHRAAAAGTTIRAVGSGHSFTATAVADGHRLDLTELTTDITVDVARRLVTVPAGMTLHTLNDLLAGHGLAVPNLGDIDAQTIAGALSTGTHGTGATLGCLSTFVAGLTLVTGTGEVLRCSADEHPDVFDAARVGLGALGILVEVTLRCVDAFVLHAHERPAALAEVLDDLPGLYEAHDHAEFYWFPYTDRVQVKTNDRVPADDRPLPRWRGWLDDEFLANTVFAGACRVGRAMPALAPRISAVSARALTERTYTGRSDRVFCTPRRVRFVEMEYGLPRDALPTALAELRRIVDRLPFKVLFPVEVRFTAADDIWLSHSYGRDSAYLAVHQYVGMPYEPYFRAFEQVATELGGRPHWGKLHWRDAASLATAYPKFAAFQSVRSRLDPQRLFTNPYLKQVLGS, encoded by the coding sequence ATGGCCGGTACCCCCGCCGACTGGTCCAACTGGGCCGGCAACCAACGCAGCACGGCACTGGTCACCGTGCGCCCCCGAAGCGTGGCGGACACCGCCGAGGCGGTGCACCGGGCCGCCGCCGCCGGCACGACGATCCGGGCGGTCGGCAGCGGCCACTCCTTCACCGCCACCGCCGTCGCCGACGGGCACCGGCTCGACCTCACCGAGCTGACGACCGACATCACCGTCGACGTGGCACGCCGCCTGGTCACCGTACCGGCCGGGATGACGCTGCACACGCTCAACGACCTGCTCGCCGGCCACGGCCTCGCGGTGCCCAACCTCGGCGACATCGACGCGCAGACCATCGCCGGCGCGCTCTCCACCGGCACCCACGGCACCGGCGCGACACTCGGCTGCCTCTCCACGTTCGTGGCCGGCCTGACGCTGGTCACCGGCACCGGCGAGGTGCTGCGCTGCTCCGCCGACGAGCACCCCGACGTGTTCGACGCCGCGCGGGTCGGGCTCGGCGCCCTCGGCATCCTGGTCGAGGTCACACTGCGCTGCGTGGACGCCTTCGTGCTGCACGCGCACGAACGGCCGGCCGCGCTCGCCGAGGTGCTCGACGACCTGCCCGGCCTCTACGAGGCGCACGACCACGCCGAGTTCTACTGGTTCCCGTACACCGACCGGGTCCAGGTCAAGACCAACGACCGGGTGCCCGCCGACGACCGGCCGCTGCCCCGCTGGCGCGGCTGGCTCGACGACGAGTTCCTCGCCAACACCGTCTTCGCCGGTGCCTGCCGCGTCGGCCGCGCGATGCCCGCCCTGGCCCCCCGGATCAGCGCCGTCTCCGCGCGGGCGCTCACCGAACGCACCTACACCGGCCGCTCCGACCGGGTCTTCTGCACCCCGCGCCGGGTCCGGTTCGTGGAGATGGAGTACGGGCTGCCGCGCGACGCGCTGCCCACCGCGCTGGCGGAGCTGCGCCGGATCGTGGACCGGCTGCCGTTCAAGGTGCTGTTTCCGGTCGAGGTGCGGTTCACCGCCGCCGACGACATCTGGCTCTCCCACTCCTACGGGCGGGACTCCGCGTACCTCGCCGTGCACCAGTACGTGGGGATGCCGTACGAGCCGTACTTCCGCGCGTTCGAGCAGGTGGCCACCGAGCTGGGCGGTCGCCCGCACTGGGGCAAGCTGCACTGGCGCGACGCCGCCTCCCTGGCCACCGCCTACCCGAAGTTCGCCGCGTTCCAGTCCGTCCGGTCCCGCCTGGACCCGCAGCGCCTCTTCACGAACCCGTATCTGAAGCAGGTCCTCGGTTCCTGA